In Apus apus isolate bApuApu2 chromosome W, bApuApu2.pri.cur, whole genome shotgun sequence, the sequence GTGTTTCTTGTTTATGAAGGTGTTATTCCATTGGTTTTGAAGGAAGCACTCCTTCATCTGTAATGGAGGTCCCATCCCTTTAACTGTACAACATTTTAGGGGAACTGTAGTTACCAATGTGACACTGGTCAAGTTTGGACATAATACAAAGTTCATCCCATGCCATCCTGTCAATTTACTACTTCTAGTATAGGGTTGCCATATAGAACAGTTCTCAGAGAAATGGACAGTTGTCCCAGTGTTGTCTTCCCATGGCCATTTAAGCCCATCAACTGGTCCATATCTTCTTCTCAGGGGCCAACTAGGAGTGAATGTTCCCACCAACCCAAGGTTAAGACATAACAATATTATTAGTTTCGGGTCAGTCTTACAGATGTGGGTCCTACAGGTTGAGCTTTCCATGATCCACTAGGCGCCCTTTTGACTCTCGAATAGTGGATCCAGGCAGCGTGTTTTTCAAGCTTGATTGCAGTATAGGTTGTGAGTAAAACTTGAAAGGGGCCACTCCACTTTTCTTCAAGAGGATcacctgaaatgtttttgaCATAAACCAAATCCCCAGGTTTATACAAATGCACCGGGGAGTCCAGACCCCACGCTCTAGTAGACATTACCCGTCTATTTACTTCTTGTAATTGTTTCCCTAATGCAATCAGATATTGTTGCATGTTAATTTCTCCCACCTGAGTGAGATCTTGTCCTTGATATCTAGTTTGAAATGGTCTTCCATATAAAATTTCAAACGGACTCAGTTTTTCCTTAGTTCTTGGTTTAACTCGGAGCCGTAATAATGCAATAGGGAGGACTTGATCCCACCTCAAATGTGTTTCCTGACAAATTTTACTTAATTGATTCTTTATCAAATGGTTCATTTTTTCCACTTGCCCACTCGCTTGCGGGTGGTAAGCTGTGTGCAGCttccaattaatttctaataatttaCTAACTTGCTGAACCACTTGTGACACAAAGTGTGTTCCCCTATCAGAGgagatcacctctggcactcCAAAcctaggaataatttcttttaataaaatttttgtGACTTCTCGGGCCTTGTTGGTTCTACAAGGGAAGGCTTCAGGCCATCCTGAAAAGGTATCTGTTAATACTAACAGATACCTATACCCACCCTTTCTAGGGAGTTCTGAAAAGTCTATCTGCCAATTTTGGCCTGGAACATTCCCTTTATCAATACTTCCAAATTTTATTCGATTCTCCAcctttggattattttttaagcaggTTTCACATCTATCAACCATACTCTTCACAGTTTGAAACAGATTCCTAGCTACTATTTGTTTTGTGAGAGAGTTGTACAAAGCTCCAGTTCCCCAGTGTGTCTTGTCATGCTCTGTTTTTACCAGTTTCCATAACACCCTGAAAGGAACCACTATTCTGTTATCTCTCAATTTTGCCCAACCTGTCGATTCAATCTCTGCTTCCAAATCTTTGATCAATTTAAGATCCCTTTCATCATAATCAACTGAATCAGGTAGTGTCAAAGTTTTCTCAGGAATCAAACTTAATACCTCACCTCGTTCCGCAGCTCTTTTTGCCTCATAGTCTGCCAATTTATTTCCCACCCCCTGGGCAGTGTTACCTTTCTGGTGTCCTTTGCAGTGCATAATAGCAACGGCTGAAGGCAATTGTACAGCCTCCAAAAGTCTCAGAATCATATCTGCATGCTTGATGTGTTTTCCTAGGGTCGTCAAAAGTCCTCGTTCCTTCCAAATAGCTCCGTGAGCGTGGACTACACCAAAGGCATATCTTGAATCTGTCCAGATATTCACTCTTAGACCTTTAGCAAGCTCCAGTGCTCTCActaaagcaattatttcagctcGCTGTGCAGATGTATCCTTAGGGAGGGACTTTGCTTCCACTACTCGATCCATGGTGGTTATGGCATATCCTGCCATGCGGActccatcttttaaaaaactgctCCCGTCGGTGTACCAAGTGTATTCAGCATCCTCCAGTGGTTCCTCCTTCAAGTCAGATCTGCTTGCATATACTGTCTCAATAGTCTCTATGCAGTCATGCGTGATGGCTTCCATTTCCTGCTTATCactcagaaaagaagcaggattaATGATGGCAGATGTAGTAATTTCAACATCATCTTGTTCCATTAGGACAACTTGGTACTTCAGGAACCTTGATGGTGAGAGCCAATACCCCCCTTTTTGTTCCAGAACAGAGGTTACTGCATGGGAAGTATGCACAACCATCTTTTGTCCCAAAGTGAACTTCCGGGCTTCTTGAATGTTCAGAACAACCGCAGCCACTGCCCGAAGGCATCCTGGCCATCCTTTACTAACTGTATCCAGTTGTTTGGAGATGTATGCTACTGCTCGCTTATAGGGACCCAGCTTCTGGGCTAGAATTCCCAAAGCCACCCCCTGCTTTTCATATGAGAACAGCAAGAAGGGCTTGGTTATGTCGGGCAGACCCAAAGCCGGTGCCCTCATTAGCTCTTGTTTCAATTCTTTGAATGCCCTCCTAGCTTCATCAGTCCATATTAATTGTGTCTGGCTATTTTTCACTAACTCATATAGAGGTTTAGCCATTAGTCCATAATTATGAATCCATAGTCGGCACCAACCTGTCATTCCCAGAAAGGTTCGAAGCTCTTTTACCGTAGTTGGTTCTGGAGTCCTGCAAATAGCTTCCTTCCGGTCATTCCCAAGCTGTCTCTGTCCCTTGGAAACCACAAATCCCAAATATTGtacttctttcttcaaaatctgTGCTTTCTGTAATGAGACTCGGTAACCACTTAGTCCAAGAAAATTCAGTAAACTCACAGTCCATTCtttacattcttcttttttttctgtggctatTAAAATATCATCAACATACTGCAAAAGAGTCCCATTTCCTGGAGGTCTTTCCCAGGCCTCTAACTCCTTAGCCAATTGATTTCCAAAGATTGTAGGACTGTGTTTGAATCCTTGGGGTAACACTGTCCAGGTAAGTTGGGCTTTTCGCCCTGAATCAGGGTTttcccattcaaaagcaaataaattgcGGCTTTCAGGGGCCAAGGTGAGGCAAAAGAATGCATCCTTCAGATCCAATACTGTGAACCATTCATAGGTCTCCTTTAAATTACTCAACAAGGTGTATGGGTTTGCCACTACTGGATGTATATCTTCCGTTATCCTGTTTATTGCCCGCAAATCCTGTACCAATCGGTAGGTTTTACCATCAGGCTTTTTGACAGGCAAAATAGGAGTGTTATATTCTGAAGAACACTCAATTAGTAGTTCAAATTTCAGGAAgtcttttataatatttttcaccCCTTGCCTGTCTTCCAGCTTTAGGGGATACTGTTTTAACCTAACAGGTTGCGCTCCTTCCTTGAGTTTGATAGTGACCAACTCTGCATTTTTAGCCTTTCCAGGCATTCCTGAGGCCCATACCCCTGGGTATACTTGATCCTTTATTTCTGGATCAATTTCTTCCTCCTTATTTTGGGGTTCAGTAAGAGTCAAACTTAAAATTTCAATGTAGTTATCTTCTggtattttaaattcaatttctCCATCTTTAAATCTTATTTCAGCCTTTAATTGTTCTAATAAATCTCTTCCCAAAAGAGATTTAGGGGCCTCAGGTAAGTAAAGGAATTTATGAATCCCGGCACTTTTCCCAATTTTGAATTGCAATGGTCTCAGGAAGGATGCCTTCTCAACCTGTCCGGTTGCCCCCACAATATTGACAGTCTGCTGACTTACAGGCAATAAATTCTGGTTTAGTACTGAAAATGTGGCACCTGTATCTATTAAAAATTCAACTggcttctcttctttccctagCTGAATTTTTACCAAGGGTTCTGCTAGGGAAGACTCCCCTGGTCTGTGTCAATCCTCATTCATATCAGCTACCACCACCTGCTGGCCTAATATTGGGCACTCCCTTTTCCAATGCCCCTTCTGCCTGCAAAAAGCACACTCATCTCTCTGGagttttttatttcccctaGGTTGGGAACGTGTATTGTTTCTCATAGTTCCCCTTCCTCCATCAGTAATGTTTTCTGATGGGTTCTGGGATGATGCTGGCCCCCCTGTGGTGCGCAGGGCGGCTATGGTGGCATTGGCAACAGTTCTGCCCAATACCCTTTCTTTCTGGCCATCTCTATTCCGGTATACTCGCCAAGCAATTTCCAACAATTTCTCTAGATCCCTCATGTCTGTCCCCTGCAGTTTCTGGAGCTTTTTTGCAATATCACATGTTGACTGTCCCAAAAACAGGAATATTAACTGATCTTTTGCCATCTGAGAGTTGGGGTCCAAAGGGGTATATTTCTGTATTCCTTCTTTTAATCGATTCAAAAAATCAGTAGGTGTTTCTTTTCTATCTTGTTTAATTTCATACAATTTGGACCAATTCACTGCCTTTGGGATGGCATTTCTTATTCCATAAGCAATCCATTCCCTATATCGGATTAATAAATTCCGATTTCCCGAATTGTTAGGGTCCCAGCCGGGGTTAGTGGTTGGGACATGATTATCCACTGTTCCCGGCAGTGCGTTAGCCAAAATCTGAGCTTGTACCTGGGCTCTGGCTGCCTTCACAATCATCTGTTTTTCTGACTCACTAAATGCTGCATCCAACATCACATCCACATCCTCCCAGTCCGGATCTTGTGTTTTAACAATCAGTTCAAACCCTTTGGCAACTTTTTCAGGATCATCCCGAAAATTTCCCACGGTTGCCCTCCAACCATCTAAGTCTGTAAAGGTGAAGGGTATTTTAATCCTGGCTGGTCCTCCCGTTCCCATTGCCTGTCTTAGTGGAGCTTGTATAGCAAGTCCTGCTTTACTCCGAGTTCTAGTAATGATGGGAGCAAATTCTACACCAGCTCCCTCCCTTCTTGCCCCTAATTCTCCAccccctgcagcacctgcaTCTCCCTCTCTatctccttcttcctccagtggaggtggtggtggaggcCAGTAATCCTCCAATCTCTCTTCTTGTACACCGACCTTCAAACATCTTTGCCCAATACTACAAGCTGAGCAACATCTCTTTAGTCTCCCATTTtgcttattattttctttttctatcgCCAGGACCAAAGGGTCCTGGGGTGCTAAATTAATTCCACATTCTCTCTGCCATTCAGGGTGATTCCGCAAAGTGAAAAACATATCTGCATAAACCACTTCAtcccattttccttctctgcgGAGAAATAACATAAGTTGTAGCAAGGTGTTATACTTAAAAGTCCCATTAGCAGGCCACTTTTCTCCAAGATCTAACTTATACAACGGCCACCACTGATTGCAGTATTTTATCAAAGTTTTCTTATCCACACTTCCACCTGGTGGTCCTCCAATTTCTTTCCAGTGGGATAAAATGCAACCCAAGgggcttttctttaaaacttctCCACTCTGTTGCCcccccatttatttatttattttaacccAACACAATATGCTTCAATGAGACTATAAATTCTTTCCAGATATCGACAGGTCAGTCCCACAATTGACAATTCCAATTATACCATTgtctcaaaaacaaaacaaaacaaaacaaaaccagaaacccTTACATTAATCACATAAAACATAGGGTACTTGggacacttaaaaaaacacacattaaaCAATTATCAATCCAGTTTTATCCCTTCGGCAGCTGCTAAGACACTCCAAGTTACTATCAGTCAAACTTTGTTATTGTTTCAATCTTAAAGAGATCTCTATACATAGTTACAAATGATAAAAACTTTCGCTTTGTTCATCTCCGGCCACGCCCCTCGCGGAGCTGCGGAACCGCGGATCAGAACTCCACACTCACTTCGTGCTTGACTGCACGtctcagtcacacacacacacacacatccaattcacaaatatttcatcCAATCTCATGAGATAATACAATGCAATTCCCAAACCAAGATCAGTATTTCCAATAATAACTCAATATCCAGATAACATTTTCCAAGTTCACAACCTAAAATAACATTTGCCAAGTCTGATTACCAGGAAATCAATACTTGTACAAGCTCACTCTACTGAGCTTATACCGCCAACGCACACTTACGCGTGCTGAACCAAATGTACCAAAGCTCACTCTACTGAGCTTGTACCCAAAGCACACTTACGCGTGCTGAACCAAATGTACCAAAGCTCACTCTACTGAGCTTGTACCCAAAGCACACTTACGCGTGCTGAACCAAAAAGCACACTCTACTGTGCTTTCGCCACCCTGCGGGGTTCTTACGAACTGCGACTTACGAGGCAGCCTTCCAACTGACCGgtcccaaaaacaaacaaacaaacaaacaaacaaaagaatgcCTTATTCTTACCAGAGGTCCTTGTCTGCTCCCGCGTGGATCCGCCGAATCGGTGAGTCCCTCCAGAGAATTCTCTGGGGCCAGCCTAGGGGGTCGCCGACTCGGAGGCTCCCGCAGCCAAGCAGAGAAGAGGTCCCATCTGGGTCgccaactgaaacaaaaaattcggagcttccaaacccccttgctttctaacactcctcaccgcagtgggaggctaggtgcggctgggtaaggattccgagatcaagacccaataacaacaaacaagctgttattgagcaggcattctttattgcagcgctgggaagcactggggaattatccaccatgagtgctccaacgagtcagGGAAACACCcctactaatatacaccaaaaacatgcatattcagttccatgtcaatgagttcccagaattcttctacatagtcattttatttcctggaattggctatctttgtaattatgcaggctcaagggtctcctgtggggttctttgttgattctagtcctttgtcgtcttcgtcctgtctccagtctcccgctggtagattgcccaggtgggtcagagtccacataaatgttgtctgtaggcgcccagggtcttagaagacttgatgttatcacaacctacaggatgcttggcatagttgactgatagtttcacaaagcaccttgttttaaaagcaacccttcgtatagaaattcattattttagtaaacttttattaggctatatttctattgaatttactaacaaatattctattATGTATCATCTTATTGTCTGatattgttttttttgtcttgttgtAAAAGGTACCTGTGTTATACCATGGATGGACAACAGaatggaggaagaaaagttCACTGGAAAGACCTGGGTGGttgtgggaaacagttcttcttccccacataagtctaaacaaaatgctttttaagtcagcaaaggccttttgctgattatacccagctaaTGGACCAAaaacaggcctgctgctcaaggacaaatgaaagaaaaacaacaggtgtgatacaaggcaggaaggatgggcaacaagttatgaATTTCCCCTAATAGTTACTGCACcaacttggggctcatggatgctaattggctctggacaTTAGTATGTTCATGCATTGGGGCGatgacactgactggacagtGGGTCATTGGGGttgatacatcataggatattcgttagtaaattcaatagaaatatagcctaataaaagtttactaaaataatgaatttgctatactaagagggttgcttttaaaacaaggtgctttgtgaaactatcagtcaactatgccaagcatcctgtaggttgtgataacatcaagtcttctaagaccctgtggcgcctacagacaacactcaTGTGaactctgacccacctgggcaatctaccagcaggagactggagacaggaccaggaggagagaccaggacaaagacgacaaaggactagaatcaacaaagacccccacaggaaaCCCTggagcatgcataattacaaagatagccaattccaggaaataaaattactatgtaaaagaattctgggaactcattgacatggaactgaatatgcatgtttttggtgtatattagtcggggtgtttcactgactcgttggagcactcatggtggagtatcctcagtgctgcccagccctgcaataaagaatacctgctcaataacagcttgtttgttgttattgagTCTTCATCTcagaatccttacccagctgcacctagcctcccactttggtgaggagtgttagaaagcaagggggtttagaagctccgaatttttgtttcagggtATAAAAGGCAACGGGTTTTGCAGGTGAGAGAGTGGCCTGCTTGGATGCTTCTTGAGTGGGACACCCCCTGCTGCTCATCAGACTTGCCCTGCTGTGGAGCCTGGTACCAGGACTCTGCTGGGCCTGCtgacctgcctgccctggggatcGAACCTGAGCCGTAACAGTGAGCACGCCAGGGTTCTGACCCCTGGTCCACTGGGTCCTTCCAGCACCCGTCTGGGCTAGGGccggagcccccccccccccctgtTTTGCTCATGGTTGCCGGGGAAACcaagccactgctgctgcccccccAAAACCACAGACTTTGGGACCCTGTTATAGCTGCGTGCCAACAAGAgaagctgccactgctgctgagagggagggggcacccacagTCAccgctgctgccgctgctgctggggaagaagcCACCAGGGACTGCACTGTGGGCTGCACCCCCACCCCCACAAGCCAGCCGCCAGAGGGGAGCCGACTCGCTGCGGGAGGGTAACGACTCCATACAaccccttctccctctccccattcTTGCACACACATCACAACCTCTTTAAGGAGGACTGTCGTTGGGtttgccctcctccctccctctcctttgatccacaaccctctcttGGGGAGAACTTCTTAAGGGCACAGTACTTTTTGCATTACTCCCCTGAAGGGCACAGTACTTTTGCATTGCTTCCCTGATATATCcttggtagccatttgccatttttacatttttcctaaacctcACCCCttagtttgtgttaaccctcaATAAACCGGTTAATTAGTAAATGAAACATTGgcctcagtaacaatttgtgggCGTGGTGAGGGTGGGAGCTCTCAGTTGGCTCCTCAtctgtccccagggagagctccatgcactccaaCTGGTCTTTGACATAGGGGGCAACACCCCCACCTTgtcttccctgcctgtcctttctAAAGAGTCtgtaaccctccattctgatgctccagtgtaggagccatcccaccaggtttcAGTAATGCCAAtaagatcatagccctgcagaAATGCATGCatctctaactcctcctgtttattccccatgctgccgTGCATTTCAATAgaggcatttaagctgggcctcCAATTAAGTTAACTGACtagctggaggggctgggattTCATTATGCTGCATTCCAGGTGCTCCCCTGCTGACCTGTGCCCCTCCTATAAGCTCTGGGCATCTATTACTGGTGCTGGCATCACACTGAAATTGATAGGCATGGGATGAATTAAGGttccctccccccagccacATCAGTTTAAAGCCTTCTTCAACAGCTTGGCTAGCCTATGGCCGAAGATGATCCTCCCCTTTTCTGATAGTTGGATCCCATCGGCCCCCAGTAGAACAGGTTTGTCAAAGCTGGTCCCATGATCCAGATAGCCAAACCCCTGGCTGTAGCATCAGTCACATAGCCAGCTACGTAACTggtgtatatatttgtacatattttcttttatcactagtatttcattaaagctgtctggtTTACCTTTCAATtcagaagcctctctccttattctctctctcctttccctatctgtgtgggaggggatagagagcattATTGTAATTCaattaattgccaatcctgTGTTAAACTGTGACAGTCACGCAGTTCGGAATGGGCACCcatgctttctaaactccttctcagagaggagtctaGGTGCAGCTGAATCCATTCCTAGTCCCAGACTTGTTCAACAGTTTACAACTAAAGGATTTTGGTGTAGGGATTTCAGTGTAGTGCTTTAACACATAATTACGGGTGTGGTGTGATTTGAAATAGCAGTCAATTGAGATTGATTGACATTATTCtaacaaatcagaaaattaGATTATATGATTTTCTAGCAATACTTAATCTATAATCAACAATTTGTTATAATCAAATACAGAGGTTCAATTAAAGATCTAACAAAGCTTCTAAACTAAATTGTGCACATggacacacacatacacagagatATAGAAGTTAACTGTTGTGGTTtgatttggtgggttttttggtagcagaggAAGGGCCCCAGGGTGGCTCcgataagaagctgagaagctccccctgatccaaacccagccaaggagccattagagggacaattGATGTGCCCCTtcaattaacatacaaaagaactgatgtaacacctgagcagagaagcacttaagggagaagagctgtgaggggtgctggtggtgaggaagaaggggaagaaggtgccctagcagaagtttccctgtgacccatggcgagatggcaggctgtccccatgcaactggaggaatgtggtggaacattccctgaaggcgccaggaggggtgaacttggccagtggacttgaattttgtggccagtggatttgctgccagtggactctgactgcacagctttggaagacccaagagccaggggagtttgttcctaAAGCAGCCCATGGCTCTGTGAGatgcccatgctggagcag encodes:
- the LOC127395146 gene encoding uncharacterized protein LOC127395146, which codes for MNEFTKAREAHATFHQNARGLHKQFNITMEEARGVPSYDRSQFKKYSNGSCENETTVEKASFLRPLQFKIGKSAGIHKFLYLPEAPKSLLGRDLLEQLKAEIRFKDGEIEFKIPEDNYIEILSLTLTEPQNKEEEIDPEIKDQVYPGVWASGMPGKAKNAELVTIKLKEGAQPVRLKQYPLKLEDRQGVKNIIKDFLKFELLIECSSEYNTPILPVKKPDGKTYRLVQDLRAINRITEDIHPVVANPYTLLSNLKETYEWFTVLDLKDAFFCLTLAPESRNLFAFEWENPDSGRKAQLTWTVLPQGFKHSPTIFGNQLAKELEAWERPPGNGTLLQYVDDILIATEKKEECKEWTVSLLNFLGLSGYRVSLQKAQILKKEVQYLGFVVSKGQRQLGNDRKEAICRTPEPTTVKELRTFLGMTGWCRLWIHNYGLMAKPLYELVKNSQTQLIWTDEARRAFKELKQELMRAPALGLPDITKPFLLFSYEKQGVALGILAQKLGPYKRAVAYISKQLDTVSKGWPGCLRAVAAVVLNIQEARKFTLGQKMVVHTSHAVTSVLEQKGGYWLSPSRFLKYQVVLMEQDDVEITTSAIINPASFLSDKQEMEAITHDCIETIETVYASRSDLKEEPLEDAEYTWYTDGSSFLKDGVRMAGYAITTMDRVVEAKSLPKDTSAQRAEIIALVRALELAKGLRVNIWTDSRYAFGVVHAHGAIWKERGLLTTLGKHIKHADMILRLLEAVQLPSAVAIMHCKGHQKGNTAQGVGNKLADYEAKRAAERGEVLSLIPEKTLTLPDSVDYDERDLKLIKDLEAEIESTGWAKLRDNRIVVPFRVLWKLVKTEHDKTHWGTGALYNSLTKQIVARNLFQTVKSMVDRCETCLKNNPKVENRIKFGSIDKGNVPGQNWQIDFSELPRKGGYRYLLVLTDTFSGWPEAFPCRTNKAREVTKILLKEIIPRFGVPEVISSDRGTHFVSQVVQQVSKLLEINWKLHTAYHPQASGQVEKMNHLIKNQLSKICQETHLRWDQVLPIALLRLRVKPRTKEKLSPFEILYGRPFQTRYQGQDLTQVILLKKSGVAPFKFYSQPILQSSLKNTLPGSTIRESKGRLVDHGKLNL